The following nucleotide sequence is from Tenrec ecaudatus isolate mTenEca1 chromosome X, mTenEca1.hap1, whole genome shotgun sequence.
CACCTGTGCGTGATCCTCAGGGATCAGGGGGTTGAGGCTGGGATGCCACGTGTCCACCCTAGCTCGCCCTGATGAGCTCCGAGGCAGGGGAATTCCCGGCGGAACCTGTGGGCTCCCAAGGGATATATCAGCACAGGGAGGAGGAGATTGACTCCAGCCAAGAGCGGCGAGCTGGAGCCAAGTGCTTCCGTGGACCTGCGCTtgctgcccagtcctggaccCGGTTCCTAGACCCACAGTAAGTGGACGGGAAGACACACCGGGCTGTCCCAGGGGGTCAGCTCCATGGGGTTTGCAGAGGTAACCGTTTGGGACCCCGGAACCCACAGCAGGAAGGTGTTGTGTTCCGTTGAAAGCAGGCTTTAAATGCACAAGCCGAGCAGAGGCCGAGTGCATTTAAGAGGTTTTATTGGGTCGGAACCCAGGCTCGGCGCTGACGGACCACACCTGGCTCTTGAGCGGGGACGGGACGGGCGTTGCTAGGCGCACGGCTGCTCGGGTCGCAGGAAGCGTGCGGCCCTTGGCGTCCCGTGCAGCTCGCACCAGGTGTGCATGTCTGAGAAGCGGCCGGTGCAGCAGCGGGGCATGCATGCAGCCACGCCGACCTCCCGCGCGCTTGGGGCCGTCCTGCTTCCTCTGTTCTGTCGGCAAACCCAGAACCGTGCCGACCTCCTCGCCTCTCTCACCTCCTTCCCGACCGGGTGGGGGAAGCACGCTGGGTGTCCTGACTCAGTTGGACCGAGTCGCGGTGCACACACATGGCTGAAGCGTTTACAGGGCGGGGGCCAAACATTAACACAGGAGGGTGGTACCGGGCGCCCTGCTTCACCCCGGCTCTGCCCTCAACGCTCCTGAGCTGCAGTCTTGCCACCCTCCCTCTGAGGAGCCCCGTGCGTGAGCGCGGGACCCAGGTCTCTTGCAGAGTTCTGAGCAGCCCCCTGTGTCCATTTGCAGGCCAGGCCCCGCTCTGAAGCACCGGGATCAGCATGGGCAGCAGGAGCCCCCCCAGCCTCCTGGACCTGGCCATCCAGAGCGCGCTGCAGAGCGAGGGCTTGGCCGCCGAGGCCCTGGAGTGGCTGCCCTCGGAACTCTTCCTCCCCGTGTTCAGGGCGGCCGTTGCCGGGAGACACAGAGGGACCATAAAGGCCATGGTTGCGGAGTGGCCCTTCCCCCAGCTCCCTCTGGGGGCTCTGCTGAAGGGTGGTCAGTCTCCCCATGAAATCCTGAAGGCCGCACTTGATGGTCTTGCTGCCCTGCTTTCCCAGGGCGCCCCGCGCAGGAGATGCGATCTGAAAGTGCTGGACCTCCGGCTAAACGTCGACACGCTCTTCTGGAAAGGACGGACCGGAACCGGGTGCAGTGACCTCGTGCCCACAGTCGAGGAGCGAGAGGCCACCCAGCCCCCGGCTCGGGCCCCAAACAGGGTCGGGCTCACAGGGGTGCAGCCACATCCGCTGTGGGTGCTCACAGATCTGTGCTTTCAGGAAAAAGTCCCGGATGAATTCCTCACGTTCCTCACTGACAGGGTCAAGCAGAGGAAGCCCCTGCCTCACCTGCGCTGCAGGAAGCTCTTGTTCATGGGTGATGTCCCCCCGCTTGCCATTCTTGGGGAGATCCTGAGCGTGCTGCAGCTGGACGCCGTCCAGGAGTTGAAAATCCAGGGCTTTTGGGGCCTGCAAGACCTCACCGTGTTATCTCCTTACCTGGCGCGCATGGTCCACCTGCACACGCTCCTTCTGTCTAAGTGCCTCCTGAACTGCCTAACCTCCCGGAAAAAATGCAGGCGCCGGGTGCAGGAGCTCTTTCCGCAACTCAGCTCCCCGTTTCACAGTCTGACGGAACTCCAGCACCTCACCTTGGACTCTGTCTCCTTCCTGAAGACCCAGCTGCACTGCCTCCTCACCTGCGTGCAGACCCCCTTGGAGACCCTCTGCCTGAGACGCTGCAGGATCCATTGCTACGACTTGGCAAACCTGGCCTCCTATCCCTGCACCAGGCACCTGAGGTCCCTAGTTCTGAGTGGCGAGCAGAAGTCGGGCTTCTGCTACGGgttcctccctgctctgctccatcGCGTCTCggccaccctggagtccctggaCCTGGCTAACTATGGCTTAACGGACGCCTCGCTCTTCCCCGTGCTGCCTGCTCTGTACGCCTGCTCTCGGCTGAGCCGCTTGATGCTCTGTGGAAACCCGCTCTCCATGGGTGTTCTGGAACATCTGCTGCCTCACTGCATCGCAGGCTGCAGGCTTTCCTTCGTGCACCTGCCCGTCCCGCTCGATTGCTTTGTGAGTCACCGTCAGACGCTGGAccgggaattcctggaagaggtTATGGAGGACCTGAGGCAGATTCTTCAACCCTACCGGCTCAAAGCGATTCGGTTTATTGATAGCAATTCTTTCACCCCTTGTAATGCCATCTGCATCCTCCTGGACAACTGAGGCCACGGTCCTCCCCGTTGGCGtctgctctccctgctcaggTCCCCTTCGCGAGGATGCGGCCATGCCTGCTGTTTCAGGAGGAGGCTGGAGGTCCTGGTCGGAGGATGCATCGGAAAAGAGCAGCCTGGCTGAGGTCAGCCCTTGATTGCCCACGTCCCTCTTCTGCAAGGGATGGACACGCAGACGAACCAGCAGGAAACAACACCCAGGAGCAGAGGGTGTCCCTGCACACCAAGACCCACGTGCATGCCAAGACCCACGGACACCTGCTAGGACTGCAGGCGCCCCCGGGGCTGCAGAGTGACCCCAGGAccttctcccacctccttccGAGAGAGAAACCTACGGCCTGTAATCTTGCCCAAATTTCTGTACCTTCCACTTGCAATGTGAGCCAATAAACGCCAGTTGTCAACGCCATCTAGTCTTGGCGCTTATTTCTCCCACAGCAGGACTGCAAACCCGAGGATTACCCGCGTCTGTTGTCGGAATTGGCGTAGAGTCCGATCCCACCCAGGGATCCGCTTCACCGCCCCGCACAGCGACCGTGGGGCGGAGCCCAGCCTGTCACTCGGGTACCAGCTGGATTGGAGGTTGAGCAAGATAAATGGTTCTTCTGCACCGgcctcttcctctctccccctgcATTAGCTGCTCCGCGCCGAGCCGTGCATCCCGGATCCTGGTGGATCCAGCGGTGTGTTGCTTCTCCGTGGAAACCTGCTTTGCTCGGCTGCTGTTAAACCTTGACGTGTCACCTTCTTGCTGTTGCCTCCCCGCTCTCCGTGTCTGCCGCCCGGGGGCCAACTCTGCTTGCTTTGCCCAGCGGCAGGCTCCCGCACATCCCACCTGCCTGATTCCTTCACCCTGGATCAGAGTCCAGAGCGACGTGGACAATAACTGTGCCACGAAGGTGCACTGGACTCGGCCCTCTGGGCGGCTGCGTGGACCTGTGAGCCGCTGCAATATCGACctaggagagagagacagagggagagacagagagacacacagagagagacatatGCTTCCTGGTTTGGTTTCTGCAGGCATGCCATCACGATCGCTGGCTCCCATGCCCGTTGGcgcagccgctgtgccaatccatccccCACAGGTCCTGGCTGTGTGTCGCCCCCTCCTCCACTTTCCAAACAGGATGCCATTGTCCAGGGACCGGGCTCTGCTGACAAGACGTCCGTAGCTCTGACCTTACGTCCTCCTGCACCCCCGGGCTGGCCCCTTAGCAGAGCTTGGCACTGACAGTACCCCTCTCTGGGACCGTAATTGTGACGCAGGGACCCTCTGCGGTCCTCCTCTTCCAGCGTCCGACTTTCTCAAGCACGCGATGCCGTGCGCAGGTCCATGGCTGGCACCAGGCACCCCCGAGTCTTGCTCCCCAGGAGCcccaagaggccttgtgcagcagatctgcttAGTTCAGGGCATCGCTGAGTCCCCTGAACACTGATTGCAGAGCCCAGGAACACAAAATCCTAGACGTTTAGAACGGTGCTCTCTCCGTCGTGATGCGACCTCTCGAGCCAGAGGGGAGGACTTGTCTGCACACGGGGGGTAGGTCCGCGCGTCGTGCTGTTTTGAAGCGTGTGGGGCGAGGAGCCTGGGAGAGCGCCCGTCTCATGGCTGCGGGGCACGTGCCCGGGATTGGCGTGTCTGGGTCCTGCGGTATTTCCATTGCCAGATGTTTTAGGAATCACTTTCCACACCGTTttccacagtgactgtgtgtgctgcttttatttatttatttaatttcccACCGCCGCCGCGGTCCTACTGTGTGTGTTCAAAGTCCTCCGGCCTCTCCACACCTTCTCTGACATGGAGGTTCCCAGttgtttttgaattgggctgcatttgtgagtttCAGGTGATATGTCATcattgattagatagatagaaagatggatggatagataatgTACATAGATAGACATGTAAATAGATATGTAGATACATACTTatgtagatagatacatacaaagatacatagatagatagatagatagatagatagatagatacatagatggatacatagatagatagatagatacatagatagatagatacatggatagatagatacatggatagatagatagatagatagatagttacaTGAATAGATACATAGTTACAtgaatagatacatagatagatatatagatagatagatagatagatcgatagatacatcgatagatacatagataaatagatagatacattgatagatagatacatagatagatacacacatacatacatacatacatagatacatagatagatagatagatgcatagatagatagatacatagatagatacatagatagatacatagattgatacatagatagattgatacatagatagatacatagattgatacatagatagatacatagatagatacatagattgaTACATAGattgatacatagatagatacatagatagatagatagatagatagatagatagatagatagatagatacatagatagatacatagatagatagatagatagatagatagatagatagatagatagatagatacatagatagatacatagatagatacatagatagatagatagatagatagatagatagatacatggatagatacatagatagattgatacatagattgatacatagatagatagataggtacatggatagatagatagatagatagatacatagatagatacataggtagggggggttcttacagttcttataaaaatccatgcaTCACTTGTATCACGCATAATTGTAACTATGTTGccaccatcgttttcaaagcTTCCTTTCCACATGACcccttggcatcggctcctcttttctcccttcctcccccatcctccagCCTCATGGCCGTTGATGAGCCACAAATGCTTGTCCGTTTCCTGTCTCACACCGTCTGCTGTCTCTCTCCAACCACGTGTCTGCTGTTCTCGCTCCCGGGTCAGGGGTCGTAGGTCGATCATTCCAAGCTGCTGGGCTTCGGCTGCGCTGCACCGAGTGGGAAGATTGCTTTATGTTGCAATGATATTTTCACAACACCGAGTGTTCCTATCAGTGAACACAGGACTGTCTTCAGTTTGAGAAGGTCTCCTTTGAGTTTTTAACTATTCATCTTCTGCTGTTGtctttgtcattggtttctttGTTTACGCTTCTTCCTAGGTGTTTCGGCTTTCGGCAaatttattgttttcttgatgtgcgtgTCCGATCTCTCGTCGCTGGCGTCTCAGCGTCTGATTGATTCCGGTTTGTGAATCTGAACTCCGTCCCTCGATGGTTTCCGACATTCCAACTGTGGCGGCGACCTTGGGGTGTTCTCTGTggaaaatcatgtcatctgcctACAGGGGAGATGCTCCGGTTCTTCCTCGTGCAATTGAACTCCCTTGATTTCTTGCTGTCTTGCGGTTTGGCTACAAGGTCCAGCAAAGGGGTGAAGGAGAGCGGTGATAAGGGGCATCCTTGGTCGGGgggaatgttttcagcttttgccCCACGGAGTGTGATATTGGCCCCTGCTTTTCCGTGCGTGGCCTTTGCTGTGCCGATCAGTTTCCTGTCTCTACGCGTCTTCTTGAATGTTCTTGCAAAGGATgggtgctttattttattttttaagcatttaattaggggctcataaaactcttatcacaatccattcatgcatcaattgtgcaaagcacatttgtacactcattgccctcatcgttctcaaagcatttgctctccacttaagcccctgccatcaggtcctcatttttcccctccctccctgctcctccctcatgagcccttgataaatgataaattatttccACCTCTTAGACTGACCaccatctcccttctcccacggaTCTGCTGTTCATGCCccgtgaggggtgtgtgtgtggttacgtGTCTGTCACTGGAACCGGCTCCCCTTCCTCCCactgccccccactccccctcacccTTATGGCATCGCTACCGCCTTCCtgttcctggatcccgtgtgtgcTTGGCTCTGATCTGCACCTGCGCACCTGCTGCGCTGTAGCCCGCACTGAAAGCCAGGACTGGGGCCACGACAGTGGGGTTTGCAGGAGCCTCGCGGAGCCAGAGGAAGGTCTGCGTTTCCCAGGAGCTGGGCCGCGCCCGGCTGACTCACGCCTACCTGTGACCCTTTGTGCGGAGACGTCCCATCGTTCACAGATGcgttttggggtctctgctccaacaccCCTCGTTCTCCACCACGTCGTTGTCTTTGTGGACACCTCCCGGTCGCACAGGCGGGTCTGTTTCTTCCGCGTGTTCCCGTTGCCTCTCTGCCGGATGCTGCTCGTTTAACGTCATGTCTCAGCGTCCGCAGACGCTGTGatctctgatagccaggcaccgtccacTCGCGTCCACACATTTGCTCGAGCTCCCGGGTTGACTTCGGGAATCCTGCAGGGAGCTGAGCCTCACGGAATGCCAGGCGGTTAGAACCAAGCCGTCTtctattgagggagggcttgagcagccgCCAGAAGGGCATTCACTGCCTCAGTGtgctgccaataaagctgtttttaTGAATCAAAATATTTATATCTGTGTGCAAACCAATGCTGACACCTCTACCCACAGCCTTGCTTCCTACGCCATTGCTCTGTTTCCTTTACCTGCCTCCTTCCCGACCTCAAACTCGCCCTGCCTCTGCCTCTTGCGCATTCCTCTCGACTGCGATGCTTCCGACACCCCAGGACGTCCACATCCACCTGTTGGTCTGAATTCCCTTGTTGAGTCCCGGTCTCTGGCGTTGTTTGCTCTCGGCTCCCTTCCCCGGCCTCCTTCTCCCCCCGAGTCCCCGCGGGGCCGTCGTTCCGggagctttctcctcaagcttgcttcccggTCCTGTCTTCTATCGGGGGGCAGACCGACAATAAAGGAGACCCCCCAAAACAGAAGACGAATGATTGAGGAAGAAGCAAGAAACGCACCTGTTCCAGGTCTGTGTGCTGACCTTTGACTCTCCCCCCCGgtcctggggggacccaggagctgcccctccccgTGGGCGTCTCTCTGGGGCTCTGCAGGCGCCTGTGGCTTTGCGACCCTCCCTTCCCGGTTCTCCCGGCTGCAGGGGCTTCAGGCCTGACTAACTCCCACCGTGCGGCCCCACCATTGTCCTCAGTCCCCGGTGTTTGCTTAGGTGGTTGGGCCTTTTGTTTCTGTGATTTCCCACAAAACGATAATCATTCGAATAAACCAGGGCGCTTCATAATCAGTGGACAAGCAGACGGACCCCGGGCTCCCACTTCACTGCAGCCCCCGTCCAGCAACAGTTGGTTCTTATAACACGTCCCGGCTCAGTCGGGGACTTCATAGGACCGCTGACAGTCATGGGCGCTACACAAATTGGGGTGAAGAAGGCACATGGGACCCCGCTGTCAGCTCGAGTAGCGTGGCGTCTAAAGGCTTGGATTCCGACACGCAGCCAGATATGCAAGGTATCGACCCGGttgacatggaagaagcccaccgggCTGCGTCACCCGCGGATGCCAATTCCAGCACCCGACACGGAGCAGGGAGACGTATCCGCGTGTGCATCGCGAGCACCCGCCCGGGGGCACCTTCCCTTCCTGCTTGGTGTTTAACGGTGCCGTTCGGCGTTCAGATGCACACAGCACAGAAGCAACCGATGCACGCCGACCGTAACTGATGCGGTGCTTTGTCGGTGACggggagcggggaagggagagggaattggggagcaaagagAAATGCATCCCAGGAGCAGGAGAATGGACGGTGATGGTGCACATGCAACTGTCTTCAACAGCGACCGAGCTGAGGGGCCGTGGAATGTGCATGCTGCCTCGGTAAACCTGCCTGGAAATTCTGCAATAGCGTTGCATTTTGGGGAGCGTGCCGAGAACAGTCCTTCATTCGGTTCCTTGCGATCCTGTAACAAGGAAGGAGGAAACCTTGCCCTCGGGCGGCGAGCACCGGGAGGTGGGTGACCTGCATCCCTCTCCGACGGTCCCGGGAGGGGCAGTCTCCCAGGgccgagcctgggggtgcccgtgAGGGACAAGAACGGAGGGTGCAGCCCTCACACCTCACCAAGACCGCCTGGTTCCCAAGGACAAATCTTCCGCTGCTCCCGCGGTGATGAAGGAGCTGCCATCCCTCATGGATTTGGGGGGCATTTGCTGTCCTGCAGGAATACGTGAAGCAGGATCCCGATTGTGGATCCACCTGCGTGACCCCGACCCGATCCCCGCTAGTGGGATCCCTCCTGCGGATCACGCGTCTGTGGTTTTGCATTGTCCCGGCTCGTCCTTAACGGGTACGAGGGATGGGGGTCTCTCTTGTGCTGGAAAACCCGTCCCCCAAATGCAGCCGATTGGGTCTCGGTGGATTCCGTCGGGAAACGTCTGCCCTTGGGGTTGCCGTCCCCTCGGCGGGAGTGACACGTTCGACAGGGAGGATGGCGCTTTGCTGAAATGGGGATTTCGACATCTCTCTGGGACCGACCACCGTCCTCTGTGTGACGGGATACGAGCAGGGGGGGCTCCACAGCGTCCTGTCAACACAGGGAGGATTCCGACTCGCTCATCACCCCCCACTGACGACGCTGAGCAATTCTAGCACCGACTTCCTGCTGAAAGGGACCAGCCAGGCAGCCGTGAGGCACAGGTAACAACTGGGCATCAGCAAGCACGAGTCGGGAACCGAGCGGCAGGAAAGAGCAATCGGAAAATAGGGTCTTGTTGAAAGATCTGGTTCTGGACCAACCTGATTAGGGAGGACTAGGACCCCTTGCCTCTCCCAGATTCTCAGCAGAACTCCTCGCTCCGTTCCCAGGTCGGGAGTCAGGTCTGAAGCAGATTGATCAGCGGGAGCACCGAGAACCCGCCCAGGTCCTGGCGCTTGCCGGGCAGAGGGCGCTGGCAAAGGCGAAGGAGGTGGTGATCAGCTGTCACCGTGCAGCCGTGGCCGTGAAATTAAAGAAATGCCATGAATCCACGAGAGCCCCACATTCAGCCTTCCATCAATCGAACAAGACCGCGCCCCAAACCGATGACATAAATTAAACGCGAGTCCAGACAATGGCTCAAGCGATCTAGGGCCGTCTTCAGGGAGGCTGGTCCCCCCACATGTGTCCTTCACGCCGCACCTCCAACCTCCTTCACGGCAGCAAACGTGGTCTGATCCTCGTGAACCCCTCAAACCCTCACCAACGTAGGAAACACTGGTCTTGCAAAAACGGGCTTTTAATTCGATGCAGAGAAGTCAGGGTGGAGATCAGGTAGGAGTCACAGCCGAGGTGAGATCCTTGGGAGTGGAGTTTATCTGGGGCGTGGCTGCAGAACTCCGGCTCCAGGGATCTTCAGGGATAAAAGCAGCTGTGGGAAGGGGACACAGATTGCAGGGAAGAGagctccctggagaagggccctTCTGAGGACCTGCAATTCCTGCCCGGCTCCGAGACGCGGCTCCCAGACCCGGGGTGAGTGGATGGGGAGACCTGGGGCTCCTGCAAGGGGGTCGGATCCACGGATATTGCGAAGGTAGCAGGGCCGTCCCCGGACAGACGGAAGGCCTCGTCCGGTTCCCAGTGCTGCCTCCTGAGGTGGGTGGGAGTCTGCTGCCCTTTGGACAAGGGTCCTGTGCTTTCCTTCCATCGCCTGCTGATGGCCCTGCGTCCTGCATCCACCGCTTCTCTGCCAGCCTGTGCCCCACGGTGacgggtgaggatggcacaggactggcagaGCTTCCATCTGCTGGGCGGAGGCCTCTGAGTCTGAAAGGACAGGACGGCTCCTGCCAATAGCAACATCTTTCAAACTTAGGTCGTTAGGGTTTTACTTCTGCAACTCAGGCGGGACCTGCCCCTGAGTGTCTGCAGGCGGAGGTCTTCTCAGCTCCTTAAAAACACCCAGGGTGTTTGCCTGGTGCGGCTTTGCACGGGGATCCCCCCACCCCACGGGGTCTCTGGAAACCCCACTTTCTTCCTGGCTCAATCCAGCACTCAGTGGCCCGGAGTCAGTGCAGATGGGGGCCGACTCGCTGTGGGATTCTGAGCCTGCAGctgctcatgggagtagaaaccccaacACGAACCCCTAAACTCCCGGGACCCTGGTTTTCATCCTGAACCAGGGAACAAAC
It contains:
- the LOC142434824 gene encoding melanoma antigen preferentially expressed in tumors-like, encoding MGSRSPPSLLDLAIQSALQSEGLAAEALEWLPSELFLPVFRAAVAGRHRGTIKAMVAEWPFPQLPLGALLKGGQSPHEILKAALDGLAALLSQGAPRRRCDLKVLDLRLNVDTLFWKGRTGTGCSDLVPTVEEREATQPPARAPNRVGLTGVQPHPLWVLTDLCFQEKVPDEFLTFLTDRVKQRKPLPHLRCRKLLFMGDVPPLAILGEILSVLQLDAVQELKIQGFWGLQDLTVLSPYLARMVHLHTLLLSKCLLNCLTSRKKCRRRVQELFPQLSSPFHSLTELQHLTLDSVSFLKTQLHCLLTCVQTPLETLCLRRCRIHCYDLANLASYPCTRHLRSLVLSGEQKSGFCYGFLPALLHRVSATLESLDLANYGLTDASLFPVLPALYACSRLSRLMLCGNPLSMGVLEHLLPHCIAGCRLSFVHLPVPLDCFVSHRQTLDREFLEEVMEDLRQILQPYRLKAIRFIDSNSFTPCNAICILLDN